In Geobacillus kaustophilus, a genomic segment contains:
- a CDS encoding YhdB family protein → MNTVDYDKALYYTHRSEWDNLLILMVRTPDDILSKKIEKFLHAYNFEHDYSVIQERLHALLRYIDHALEVSEQKTGVEQYAQFYS, encoded by the coding sequence TTGAACACCGTCGACTATGATAAGGCGCTCTATTACACGCATCGCTCCGAATGGGACAATTTGCTCATTTTAATGGTGCGTACGCCTGATGATATTCTGTCGAAAAAAATTGAAAAGTTCCTCCACGCTTATAATTTTGAACATGACTACTCTGTCATCCAGGAGCGGCTGCACGCCTTGCTTCGCTATATTGACCATGCGCTTGAAGTGAGCGAACAAAAAACGGGAGTCGAGCAGTACGCGCAGTTTTATTCGTAA
- a CDS encoding DUF1232 domain-containing protein has translation MRKWWKQFRFIVHVRRFLPFLFEFFVSHEVPMRKKWFSVGLLLLYIALPLDLIPDWFALFGLIDDLAVFLFILEQIIKMAPISLKEKYNL, from the coding sequence ATGCGCAAATGGTGGAAACAGTTTCGCTTCATCGTCCATGTCCGGCGTTTCCTGCCGTTTTTATTCGAATTTTTCGTTTCTCATGAAGTGCCAATGCGAAAAAAATGGTTTTCCGTCGGTTTGCTGCTTTTGTATATAGCGCTGCCGCTTGACCTCATTCCCGATTGGTTTGCGTTGTTTGGTTTGATCGATGATTTGGCCGTCTTCCTATTCATTTTGGAGCAAATCATTAAGATGGCTCCAATTTCATTAAAAGAAAAATATAACTTGTAA
- a CDS encoding DedA family protein — protein MVQNITAKRGGHLQHYLQYLIEHFGYIGIMVALMLGIVGLPIPDELLLTYAGYRVSTGAFSYPLTFLSCWLGAIIGISLSYMLGITLGLPFLHKFGPRLHLTEKRLEQTKALFAKLGPAVLFICYFIPGVRHLAAFWAGMNAYRWRKFALFAYSGAMVWVAVFLTIGAYFESRWIAVKQYIHAYRPFLFPVFLVVLAFAIFYWYIQQKRKTPG, from the coding sequence ATGGTACAAAACATCACGGCAAAGCGTGGTGGTCATTTGCAGCACTATTTGCAATATCTTATCGAACACTTCGGCTACATCGGCATTATGGTCGCGCTGATGCTCGGCATCGTCGGGCTGCCGATCCCCGACGAGCTGCTGTTGACATATGCCGGTTACCGCGTTTCAACCGGAGCGTTTTCGTATCCGCTCACCTTTCTTTCCTGCTGGCTTGGAGCAATCATTGGCATCTCGCTCAGCTATATGCTTGGGATTACGCTCGGGCTGCCGTTTTTGCATAAATTCGGCCCTAGGCTCCATCTTACGGAGAAACGGCTCGAGCAAACGAAAGCGCTTTTTGCGAAACTCGGTCCAGCGGTATTGTTCATTTGCTATTTCATCCCCGGCGTTCGGCATCTCGCCGCCTTTTGGGCCGGCATGAACGCCTACCGTTGGAGAAAGTTTGCTTTGTTCGCCTACAGCGGAGCGATGGTGTGGGTCGCTGTCTTTTTGACGATCGGCGCCTATTTTGAAAGCCGCTGGATCGCCGTCAAGCAGTATATCCACGCCTACCGTCCATTCTTATTTCCTGTCTTTCTGGTCGTTCTCGCTTTCGCCATCTTCTATTGGTACATTCAGCAAAAACGAAAAACACCGGGATAA
- a CDS encoding phospho-sugar mutase translates to MEWRRKYEQWLREPQLDPELKRLLGERRDDERWLEDCFYKNLEFGTGGMRGEIGPGTNRMNIYTVRKASEGLARYIQSFGDEAKRRGVVIAYDSRHKSPEFAMEAAKTLATNGIQTYVFDELRPTPELSFAVRHLRAFAGIVITASHNPPEYNGYKVYGEDGGQLPPAVADQVIRYVNEVENELAIHVEDEKTLREKGLIRIIGSEVDDAYIHAVKTISIHPELARKTAINIVFTPLHGTSNKPVRRALAELGYQNVFVVKEQELPDPNFSTVASPNPEEDAAFAMAMELGKQVNADLLIATDPDADRLGVAVKNDKGDYVVLTGNQTGGLLLHYLLSQRKAQGTLPENGVVLKTIVTSEFGRAIAQSFGLETVDTLTGFKFIGEKIKEYEQTGQYAFQFGYEESYGYLIGDFVRDKDAVQAAVLAAEVCAFYKKQGLSLYEALLQLFDQYGYYREGQRSLTLKGKEGAETIASILASFRQQPPVEAAGKKVTVIEDYKTKERTNTLTGEKTAIDLPTSNVLKYILEDGSWFCLRPSGTEPKMKAYFGVKGTSLEDSEERLARLTEAVMQRVKDVLSTVSPSYAQ, encoded by the coding sequence ATGGAATGGAGACGAAAATATGAACAATGGCTGCGTGAGCCGCAACTTGATCCGGAATTGAAGCGGCTGTTGGGAGAACGCCGTGATGATGAACGATGGCTTGAGGATTGCTTTTACAAAAATCTTGAATTCGGCACCGGCGGCATGCGCGGCGAGATCGGCCCGGGGACGAACCGAATGAATATTTATACGGTGCGAAAAGCGTCGGAAGGATTGGCGCGATACATACAATCGTTTGGCGATGAGGCGAAGCGGCGCGGGGTCGTCATTGCCTATGACTCCCGGCATAAGTCGCCGGAATTCGCGATGGAGGCGGCGAAAACATTGGCTACGAACGGCATTCAAACATACGTGTTTGATGAATTGCGTCCAACGCCGGAACTGTCGTTTGCTGTTCGCCATTTGCGGGCGTTTGCCGGCATTGTCATTACCGCCAGCCATAATCCGCCCGAATATAACGGCTATAAAGTGTACGGAGAGGATGGGGGACAGCTGCCGCCTGCTGTCGCCGACCAAGTGATCCGCTATGTCAATGAAGTCGAAAATGAGCTCGCCATTCATGTGGAAGATGAGAAAACGTTAAGAGAAAAAGGCCTTATTCGCATCATTGGAAGCGAAGTCGATGATGCTTATATCCATGCGGTCAAAACGATTTCCATCCATCCGGAGCTTGCCCGGAAAACGGCGATCAACATCGTGTTTACGCCGCTCCACGGCACGTCGAATAAACCGGTGCGCCGCGCGCTCGCTGAGCTCGGCTACCAAAACGTCTTTGTCGTCAAAGAGCAGGAGCTGCCGGATCCGAATTTCTCGACGGTCGCCTCGCCCAATCCGGAAGAAGACGCGGCTTTCGCCATGGCGATGGAGTTGGGCAAGCAAGTGAACGCCGATTTGCTGATCGCCACTGACCCGGACGCCGACCGGCTCGGTGTGGCGGTCAAAAATGACAAGGGAGACTATGTCGTGCTGACCGGCAATCAAACGGGCGGCTTGTTGCTCCACTATTTGCTATCGCAACGAAAAGCTCAAGGCACCCTGCCGGAAAATGGTGTTGTCTTAAAAACGATCGTGACGTCTGAATTTGGTCGGGCGATCGCCCAATCGTTTGGTCTTGAGACGGTCGATACGTTGACCGGTTTCAAATTCATCGGCGAAAAAATAAAGGAATACGAACAAACAGGGCAATATGCGTTCCAGTTTGGGTATGAGGAAAGCTATGGGTATTTGATCGGCGATTTTGTCCGCGACAAAGATGCCGTGCAGGCGGCTGTCCTCGCGGCGGAAGTGTGCGCGTTTTACAAAAAGCAAGGGCTGTCGCTGTATGAAGCGCTCTTGCAATTGTTTGACCAGTACGGCTATTACCGTGAAGGGCAGCGGTCACTGACACTAAAAGGCAAGGAAGGGGCGGAGACGATTGCCTCCATTTTAGCGTCGTTCCGCCAACAGCCGCCGGTGGAGGCGGCGGGGAAAAAGGTGACGGTGATTGAGGATTACAAAACGAAAGAGCGGACGAACACGTTGACCGGCGAAAAAACGGCCATTGATTTGCCGACATCCAATGTGCTCAAGTATATCTTGGAGGATGGCTCGTGGTTTTGCCTGCGTCCATCAGGGACGGAGCCGAAAATGAAGGCGTATTTCGGCGTCAAAGGAACTTCGCTAGAGGACAGTGAAGAGAGGCTGGCGCGCTTAACGGAAGCCGTCATGCAGCGCGTAAAGGATGTGCTCAGCACCGTTTCGCCTTCTTATGCGCAATGA
- a CDS encoding cytochrome ubiquinol oxidase subunit I: MLNYDPVLLSRVLTELTLTFHIIYATIGVGVPLMIAIAQWVGIRKNDMHYILLARRWTRGFVITVAVGVVTGTAIGLQLSLLWPNFMQLAGQVISLPLFMETFAFFFEAIFLGIYLYTWDRFENQKKHLLLLIPVAAGSSASAMFITMVNAFMNTPQGFELKNGELVNIDPIAAMFNPAMPTKVAHVLATAYMTSAFVLASIAAWRLFKGNRHIYHRKALHLTMKTALIFSVASAIVGDLSGKFLAEYQPEKLAAAEWHFETSSHAPLILFGTLDEDGDVKNALKIPYALSILAHNHPAAVVKGLNEIPEDERPPLYIHYLFDIMVTIGVFLMLVATAYWLGSIFRWQWTVKKWFFGLLAAGGPLAMLAIEAGWYLAEVGRQPWILRGYMKTAEAATSSGHVDTMLVLFSLLYLILGIASVTVLVRMFRKNPIERELAERAGQGEVAP; the protein is encoded by the coding sequence ATGCTTAACTATGATCCGGTGCTTTTGAGCCGCGTGCTGACAGAATTGACGTTAACGTTTCATATTATTTACGCCACGATCGGTGTCGGGGTTCCGCTCATGATCGCCATCGCCCAGTGGGTCGGGATTCGCAAAAACGATATGCATTACATTTTGCTCGCCCGCCGCTGGACGCGCGGCTTTGTCATTACAGTCGCGGTCGGCGTCGTGACCGGCACGGCGATCGGTCTGCAGCTGTCGCTTTTATGGCCGAATTTTATGCAGCTGGCTGGCCAAGTGATCAGTCTGCCGCTGTTTATGGAGACGTTTGCGTTCTTTTTTGAAGCCATTTTTCTTGGCATTTATTTGTACACATGGGATCGGTTTGAAAACCAAAAAAAACATTTGCTTTTGCTTATTCCGGTGGCGGCCGGTTCTTCGGCGTCAGCGATGTTTATTACGATGGTGAACGCGTTTATGAACACGCCGCAAGGGTTTGAGTTGAAAAATGGCGAGCTTGTGAACATCGACCCGATCGCCGCGATGTTTAATCCGGCGATGCCGACGAAGGTTGCCCATGTGCTGGCAACAGCGTATATGACGTCAGCGTTCGTGCTCGCTTCGATCGCTGCCTGGCGTTTGTTTAAGGGAAACCGGCATATTTATCATCGCAAAGCACTTCATTTAACGATGAAGACGGCATTGATTTTCTCGGTGGCAAGCGCCATTGTCGGCGACTTGTCGGGCAAATTTTTGGCCGAATATCAGCCGGAAAAACTCGCGGCGGCCGAGTGGCATTTTGAAACGAGCTCCCATGCCCCGTTGATTTTGTTCGGCACGCTCGATGAAGACGGCGACGTGAAAAACGCCTTGAAAATCCCGTATGCTTTAAGCATTTTGGCCCATAACCACCCGGCGGCCGTGGTGAAGGGCTTGAATGAAATTCCAGAGGATGAGCGTCCGCCGCTGTACATCCATTATTTGTTTGACATCATGGTCACGATCGGCGTGTTTTTAATGTTGGTGGCAACGGCGTACTGGCTCGGGTCGATATTCCGTTGGCAATGGACCGTGAAAAAGTGGTTTTTTGGCCTGTTAGCGGCAGGAGGGCCGCTGGCGATGCTAGCCATTGAAGCCGGATGGTACTTGGCGGAAGTCGGTCGGCAGCCATGGATTTTGCGCGGCTATATGAAAACGGCCGAAGCCGCCACTTCATCGGGGCATGTCGACACAATGCTCGTGTTATTTTCCTTGTTGTATCTCATTTTAGGCATTGCGAGCGTGACGGTGCTTGTGCGCATGTTCCGCAAAAACCCGATTGAGCGGGAGCTGGCGGAGCGCGCCGGTCAAGGGGAGGTGGCGCCATGA
- a CDS encoding cytochrome d ubiquinol oxidase subunit II translates to MTLEVIGISVLWLFLFGYIIVASIDFGAGFFSAYSHWANKKHILHRIIQRYLSPVWEVTNVFLVFFFVGIVGFFPKTAYYYGSILLVPASIAIILLAVRGSYYAFHTYGGTERNWYLLAYGLTGLFIPASLSIILTISEGGFVEKNGNALSLDYGKLFASPLSWSIVLLSVTSVLYISAVFLTYYADAAGDERARSLLRRYALLWSGPTMLSALLIIYQLRHHNPEHYANLWTLAWMFVVSFLFFCAHRLASLAEAAVRFGVYRAFVSIRVCILRVRHFPLPVFALSVFDNL, encoded by the coding sequence ATGACGCTTGAAGTCATCGGTATTTCGGTGCTATGGTTGTTTTTGTTCGGCTATATCATCGTCGCTTCAATTGATTTTGGCGCCGGATTTTTCAGCGCTTACAGCCATTGGGCGAACAAAAAGCACATTTTGCACCGCATCATTCAGCGCTACCTTTCGCCCGTCTGGGAAGTGACAAACGTTTTTCTCGTCTTTTTCTTTGTCGGCATCGTCGGCTTTTTCCCGAAAACGGCGTATTATTACGGGTCGATTTTGCTCGTTCCGGCCAGCATCGCCATCATTCTTTTGGCCGTCCGCGGCTCGTATTATGCGTTCCATACGTACGGCGGGACGGAGCGGAATTGGTATTTGCTCGCCTATGGGTTGACGGGTCTGTTCATTCCAGCGTCGCTCTCCATCATTTTGACGATTTCTGAGGGCGGATTTGTCGAAAAAAATGGAAATGCCTTGTCGCTTGATTACGGCAAGTTGTTTGCGAGCCCGCTGTCGTGGAGCATCGTGCTGTTAAGCGTTACGAGCGTTTTGTACATTTCCGCCGTGTTTTTGACGTATTATGCGGACGCGGCGGGGGATGAGCGGGCGCGGTCGCTTTTGCGCCGCTACGCCCTTCTTTGGAGCGGGCCGACGATGTTGTCGGCGCTATTGATCATTTATCAGCTGCGCCACCATAATCCTGAACATTATGCCAACTTATGGACGTTAGCTTGGATGTTCGTCGTTTCCTTTTTGTTTTTTTGCGCTCACCGTTTGGCTTCTTTGGCGGAAGCGGCGGTTCGGTTTGGCGTTTATCGCGCTTTTGTTTCAATACGCGTTTGCATTTTACGCGTACGGCATTTCCCATTACCCGTATTTGCTTTATCCGTATTTGACAATTTATGA
- a CDS encoding TerC family protein, with protein MDLLSAEFWTALLSIIIIDLLLAGDNAIVIGLAARNLPKHQQKKAVVWGTVGAVVIRALATIFVVWLLKIPGLLLVGGVLLVWIAYKLLVEGKGHDDVEAGGSLWEAIRTIIIADALMGLDNVLAVAGAAHGSFLLVILGLIISVPIMVWGSTLILKWIERFPIIITIGAGVLAWTAAKMIVDEPFLKAYFANPAVKYGFELLVVAAVIVAGTMKKRKSAKEPQPKAANE; from the coding sequence ATGGATTTATTGTCAGCAGAGTTTTGGACGGCGTTGCTGTCGATCATCATTATTGATCTTTTGCTGGCAGGGGATAACGCCATTGTGATCGGATTGGCGGCGCGCAACTTGCCCAAACACCAGCAAAAAAAGGCCGTTGTCTGGGGGACGGTCGGCGCTGTCGTCATCCGCGCGTTGGCGACGATCTTTGTCGTCTGGCTGCTGAAAATCCCAGGGCTTTTGCTTGTCGGCGGTGTGCTGCTTGTCTGGATCGCCTACAAGCTGCTTGTTGAGGGGAAGGGCCACGACGATGTTGAAGCTGGGGGAAGTTTATGGGAGGCCATTCGCACGATCATTATTGCCGATGCGTTGATGGGGCTTGACAACGTGTTGGCGGTTGCCGGAGCCGCCCACGGCAGCTTTTTGCTCGTCATTCTTGGGCTGATCATTTCGGTTCCGATCATGGTATGGGGCAGCACGCTCATTTTAAAATGGATCGAGCGCTTCCCCATCATTATTACGATCGGCGCTGGCGTCCTCGCTTGGACGGCGGCGAAAATGATCGTCGATGAGCCGTTTTTAAAGGCGTATTTTGCCAATCCTGCCGTGAAGTATGGATTTGAGCTGCTCGTTGTTGCCGCTGTCATCGTGGCGGGAACGATGAAAAAACGAAAAAGTGCCAAAGAGCCGCAACCGAAAGCCGCCAATGAATAA
- the cydS gene encoding cytochrome bd oxidase small subunit CydS, whose amino-acid sequence MQTFLIMYAPMLIVALSVVVAFWAGLKDEQVND is encoded by the coding sequence ATGCAAACATTTTTGATTATGTATGCGCCGATGCTGATTGTTGCCCTTTCTGTCGTTGTTGCCTTTTGGGCCGGGTTGAAAGATGAGCAGGTCAATGACTGA
- a CDS encoding CBS domain-containing protein — translation MTNNSGNKVQDIMTKNVATISPNQTVQEAAQIMSQKNIGALPVVENGQVKGMITDRDITLRVSSQGKDPSTVKVAEVMTNQVVTGTPNMSVQEAANVMAQHQVRRLPIVENNQLQGIVALGDIATNSASNEAAEQALTNISEPSQPQG, via the coding sequence TTGACGAACAACAGCGGAAACAAAGTGCAAGACATTATGACGAAAAACGTCGCAACAATTTCGCCGAACCAAACGGTGCAAGAAGCAGCGCAAATCATGAGCCAAAAAAATATTGGCGCGCTTCCGGTTGTGGAAAACGGGCAAGTCAAAGGGATGATTACGGACCGCGATATTACGTTGCGTGTCTCGTCCCAAGGAAAGGACCCGTCGACTGTTAAAGTAGCGGAAGTCATGACAAATCAAGTCGTCACCGGTACGCCGAATATGAGCGTACAGGAAGCCGCGAATGTCATGGCTCAACATCAAGTCCGCCGTTTGCCGATCGTGGAGAACAACCAGCTTCAAGGCATCGTTGCGCTAGGCGATATTGCGACGAACAGCGCATCAAACGAAGCGGCTGAACAGGCGTTGACGAACATTTCCGAGCCGTCGCAGCCGCAAGGGTAA
- a CDS encoding SpoVR family protein, producing the protein MRQDELKELERAIAEITEIAEGFGLDFYPMRYEICPADILYTFGAYGMPTRFSHWSFGKQFYKMKLHYDLGLSKIYELVINSDPCYAFLLDTNTLIQNKLIVAHVLAHSDFFKNNVRFSNTKRDMVESMAATAERIKRYEHQYGKLEVEKFLDAVLAIQEHIDPSLLRPKLSWTWEDTEVYEEEEPPKTSTPYDDLWSLDERNKLKTPPRKKRRKFPPQPEKDVLLFIEEYSRELEDWQRDILTMMREEMLYFWPQLETKIMNEGWATYWHQRILREMDLTSDEAIEFAKLNANVVQPSRTGINPYYLGLKIFEDIEERWNNPTEEMKKYGVKPGSGRAKIFEVRELESDISFLRNYLTKELVMREDMYLFQKQGKEYKIVDKNWEHIRDQLVSMRVNGGFPYITVNDGDYMRNGELYLKHWYEGIELDLKYLEKVLPYIYQLWGRPVHMETIVEEKPMLFTYDGKTVHRKYL; encoded by the coding sequence ATGCGACAGGACGAGCTGAAAGAGCTGGAACGGGCCATTGCGGAAATTACCGAGATTGCGGAAGGATTTGGCCTTGATTTTTATCCGATGCGTTATGAAATTTGTCCGGCGGACATTCTTTATACGTTTGGCGCCTACGGGATGCCGACGAGATTTTCCCACTGGAGCTTTGGCAAGCAGTTTTACAAAATGAAGCTGCATTATGATTTAGGATTAAGCAAAATTTACGAGCTCGTCATCAATTCGGACCCTTGCTACGCGTTTTTGCTCGATACGAATACGCTCATCCAAAATAAGCTGATCGTCGCCCATGTGTTGGCGCACAGCGACTTTTTTAAAAACAACGTCCGCTTCAGCAACACGAAGCGCGATATGGTCGAAAGCATGGCGGCGACAGCCGAGCGGATCAAGCGTTATGAACATCAATACGGAAAATTGGAAGTGGAAAAATTTTTGGATGCCGTCTTGGCCATTCAGGAGCATATCGATCCCTCGCTCCTGCGGCCGAAGCTGTCATGGACGTGGGAAGATACGGAAGTGTACGAAGAGGAGGAGCCTCCGAAAACATCGACGCCCTACGACGATTTATGGTCGCTTGACGAGCGGAACAAACTGAAAACGCCGCCGCGAAAAAAACGGCGCAAGTTTCCGCCGCAGCCAGAAAAAGATGTGCTATTGTTCATTGAAGAATACAGCCGCGAGCTTGAGGACTGGCAGCGCGACATTTTAACGATGATGCGCGAGGAAATGCTTTATTTTTGGCCGCAGCTGGAGACGAAAATCATGAACGAAGGCTGGGCGACGTATTGGCATCAGCGCATTTTGCGCGAGATGGATTTGACGAGCGATGAGGCGATCGAGTTTGCGAAGCTGAACGCCAACGTCGTGCAACCGTCGCGCACCGGCATTAACCCGTACTATTTGGGCTTGAAAATTTTTGAAGACATTGAAGAACGTTGGAACAACCCGACCGAGGAGATGAAAAAATACGGCGTCAAGCCGGGGTCGGGGCGGGCGAAAATTTTTGAAGTGCGCGAGCTGGAATCCGACATTTCGTTTTTGCGCAACTATTTGACGAAAGAGCTCGTCATGCGCGAAGATATGTATTTGTTCCAAAAACAGGGGAAAGAATATAAAATCGTCGATAAAAACTGGGAGCATATCCGCGACCAACTCGTCAGCATGCGGGTCAATGGCGGGTTTCCGTACATCACTGTCAATGACGGCGACTACATGCGCAATGGGGAGCTGTATTTGAAGCATTGGTATGAGGGGATTGAGCTTGATCTGAAATATTTGGAAAAAGTATTGCCGTACATTTATCAGCTGTGGGGGAGACCGGTTCATATGGAGACGATTGTTGAAGAGAAGCCGATGTTGTTCACATATGATGGGAAAACAGTCCATCGGAAATATTTGTAA
- a CDS encoding YbdD/YjiX family protein, with the protein MPKWLQNVFAYRRQFLDLLVGVPSYEKYVEHMKTHHPGEPIKSRKEFFCEAQEARYNAKGGKVSRCC; encoded by the coding sequence ATGCCTAAATGGCTGCAAAACGTTTTCGCTTATCGCCGGCAGTTTCTTGACTTGCTTGTCGGTGTGCCGAGTTATGAAAAATATGTCGAGCATATGAAAACCCATCACCCTGGCGAGCCGATCAAGTCGCGGAAAGAGTTTTTCTGCGAGGCGCAAGAGGCGCGCTACAATGCTAAAGGCGGCAAAGTGTCGCGTTGCTGCTAG
- a CDS encoding carbon starvation CstA family protein, which produces MKGLKSILLWGLISVLGAAAFAILALSRGESVNAMWLIVAAVCTYAVAYRFYSRFIARKVFGLDDNRKTPAEVFNDGKDYVPTNKWVLFGHHFAAIAGAGPLVGPILAAQMGYLPGTLWIVIGVVLGGAVQDFVILFASMRRNGKSLGEMIKEEMGPVTGFIAALGILGIMIILLAVLALVVVKALIGSPWGMFTIAATIPIAILMGIYMRFIRPGRVAEASLGGFVLLILSIVAGQYVAEHPTLSAMFTLKGETIAILMIIYGFVASALPVWLLLAPRDYLSTFLKIGTIVGLALGIFVVMPDLQMPAVTKFIDGTGPVFAGNLFPFLFITIACGAVSGFHSLVSSGTTPKMIELESHARPIGYGAMLMESFVAVMALVAACVLTPGAYFAINSPAAVIGTDVAQAAKVVSSWGFTVTPDMLAQLAKDVGEQTILSRTGGAPTLAIGMAFILSNVIGGKALMAFWYHFAILFEALFILTTIDAGTRVGRFMIQDIMGTFYKPLGKTDSLVSNLIATTLCVLAWGYFLYQGVVDPLGGINTLWPLFGIANQMLAGIALLFATTVLFKMGKKAYVWVTLVPTTWLLVVTLTAGYQKLFHENVKIGFLSHAKMFQDSLSQGNILAPATNEAQMRQIIMNDYIDATLCAIFMLVVIAMLISALNIWIKVLQNKHVPLKEAPYIPRDGGEGAKHYA; this is translated from the coding sequence GTGAAGGGGCTAAAGTCGATTTTGCTATGGGGCCTGATTTCCGTCCTTGGGGCCGCAGCGTTTGCCATTTTGGCTTTAAGCCGCGGCGAATCTGTCAACGCCATGTGGCTCATCGTTGCCGCCGTCTGCACGTATGCGGTCGCTTATCGATTTTACAGCCGGTTTATCGCCCGCAAAGTGTTCGGCCTTGACGATAACCGGAAAACGCCAGCGGAAGTGTTCAATGACGGAAAAGACTATGTTCCGACGAACAAATGGGTGTTGTTCGGGCATCACTTCGCCGCCATCGCCGGCGCTGGGCCGCTTGTCGGACCGATTTTGGCGGCGCAGATGGGCTATTTGCCGGGCACGCTTTGGATTGTGATCGGCGTTGTGCTCGGCGGAGCGGTGCAAGACTTTGTCATTTTGTTCGCTTCGATGCGCCGCAACGGGAAGTCGCTCGGCGAGATGATCAAGGAAGAAATGGGGCCGGTGACGGGCTTTATCGCAGCGCTTGGCATTTTGGGCATTATGATTATTTTATTGGCCGTATTGGCGCTCGTTGTTGTGAAAGCGCTTATCGGAAGCCCGTGGGGAATGTTCACGATCGCCGCGACGATTCCGATTGCGATTTTGATGGGCATTTACATGCGCTTCATCCGTCCGGGGCGCGTTGCTGAGGCGTCACTTGGGGGATTTGTGCTGTTAATTTTGTCGATTGTGGCCGGGCAATATGTCGCGGAACATCCGACGCTCTCGGCGATGTTTACGCTAAAAGGGGAAACGATCGCCATCTTAATGATCATTTATGGCTTCGTTGCTTCGGCGCTGCCGGTATGGCTATTGTTGGCGCCGCGCGACTATTTGAGCACGTTCTTGAAAATCGGCACGATCGTCGGATTGGCGCTTGGCATTTTCGTCGTCATGCCGGACTTGCAAATGCCGGCGGTGACGAAATTTATCGATGGCACAGGACCGGTGTTCGCAGGCAATCTGTTCCCGTTCTTGTTTATCACCATTGCTTGCGGCGCGGTGTCCGGTTTCCACTCGCTCGTTTCATCTGGTACAACGCCGAAGATGATTGAGCTTGAAAGCCATGCGCGGCCGATCGGCTACGGTGCGATGTTGATGGAGTCGTTCGTCGCTGTCATGGCGCTGGTTGCGGCTTGCGTGCTGACGCCAGGGGCATATTTTGCGATCAACAGCCCGGCGGCTGTCATCGGAACCGATGTAGCGCAGGCGGCAAAAGTGGTATCGTCATGGGGCTTCACCGTCACGCCGGATATGCTTGCTCAGCTGGCGAAAGACGTCGGTGAGCAAACGATATTGTCGCGCACCGGTGGGGCGCCGACGCTGGCGATTGGGATGGCGTTCATTTTATCGAACGTCATCGGCGGCAAGGCTCTTATGGCGTTCTGGTATCACTTTGCCATCTTGTTTGAAGCGCTGTTCATCTTGACGACGATTGACGCCGGCACACGAGTCGGCCGTTTCATGATTCAAGATATTATGGGCACGTTTTACAAACCGCTCGGCAAAACGGATTCGCTCGTCTCGAACTTGATCGCGACAACCCTTTGCGTACTGGCATGGGGCTACTTCCTGTACCAAGGCGTCGTCGATCCGCTCGGCGGCATCAACACACTATGGCCGCTGTTTGGCATCGCCAACCAAATGTTGGCTGGCATCGCCTTGTTGTTTGCGACGACGGTTCTATTTAAAATGGGCAAAAAGGCATATGTTTGGGTCACGCTCGTGCCGACAACATGGCTGCTTGTCGTCACGCTGACGGCCGGGTATCAAAAGCTGTTCCATGAAAATGTCAAAATTGGTTTCTTGTCGCATGCGAAAATGTTCCAAGACAGCTTGAGCCAAGGCAACATTTTGGCGCCGGCAACGAATGAGGCGCAAATGCGGCAAATTATTATGAACGACTACATTGATGCGACATTGTGCGCGATTTTCATGCTCGTTGTGATTGCGATGCTGATCTCGGCGTTGAACATCTGGATCAAAGTGTTGCAAAACAAACATGTGCCGCTCAAGGAAGCGCCGTATATTCCGCGTGATGGGGGAGAAGGAGCGAAGCATTATGCCTAA
- the sugE gene encoding quaternary ammonium compound efflux SMR transporter SugE: MAWICLTIAGLFEVVWAIALKYTNGFARFWPSVVTIAGMAASFYFLSLAIKTLPIGTAYAVWTGIGALGAALIGMLFLNEPVNAPRIAFLLCILVGIIGLKFTAGH; this comes from the coding sequence TTGGCGTGGATTTGCTTAACGATCGCTGGATTGTTTGAGGTGGTGTGGGCCATTGCGCTGAAATATACGAACGGGTTTGCCCGCTTTTGGCCTTCTGTTGTGACGATTGCGGGGATGGCGGCGAGCTTTTACTTTTTATCCCTGGCGATCAAGACGTTGCCGATCGGCACCGCCTATGCGGTGTGGACGGGAATTGGAGCGCTTGGTGCGGCCTTGATCGGCATGTTGTTTTTAAACGAACCGGTCAACGCGCCGCGGATCGCATTTTTGCTGTGCATTCTTGTAGGGATCATCGGGCTGAAGTTTACAGCGGGGCATTGA